The following coding sequences lie in one Musa acuminata AAA Group cultivar baxijiao chromosome BXJ1-8, Cavendish_Baxijiao_AAA, whole genome shotgun sequence genomic window:
- the LOC135588825 gene encoding uncharacterized protein LOC135588825 codes for MASALVLGNLALLPDAASPRVAKAAKSWQPELSMPRPLRREPAPAATLAAHVLAFHDHADAGGEPAAAFKVTRRWRRGASSKVGAAGSGGAGGDGDDGEGDWEEDLRSRLKELEEMKEIEKRAAELVAEGADGDEEETEEEKRERVRRELEKVAKEQAERRKTAKLMFELGQKAYGKGMYSRAIEFLEGALTIIPRPTLLGGEIQIWLAMAYEANNRHRDCIALYQQLEKQHPSVSIRRQAAELRYILQAPKLKISKDEMVTIPLIGSSYDWYAGTWSDKYKNRERGKTKATQVPPSRDYWGDFLTWRPPTELAKNQAFWLIVTMWLGLIGTAILLQR; via the exons ATGGCCTCCGCCCTTGTCCTCGGGAACCTAGCTCTCCTGCCGGACGCCGCCTCGCCCAGGGTCGCGAAGGCCGCCAAGAGCTGGCAACCAGAGTTGTCCATGCCTCGCCCCCTCAGGAGGGAGCCCGCCCCCGCTGCAACCTTGGCCGCCCATGTCCTCGCTTTCCACGACCACGCTGACGCTGGAGGTGAGCCTGCCGCCGCTTTCAAAGTGACCCGCCGCTGGAGGAGGGGTGCCAGCTCCAAGGTCGGCGCTGCCGGCTCCGGTGGCGCCGGTGGGGATGGAGACGACGGAGAGGGCGACTGGGAGGAGGATCTCCGGAGCCGGCTGAAAGAGTTGGAGGAGATGAAGGAGATCGAGAAGAGGGCGGCGGAGTTGGTTGCTGAGGGCGCCGACGGGGATGAGGAGGAGaccgaggaggagaagagggaaagAGTTCGAAGGGAGCTCGAAAAG GTTGCAAAGGAGCAGGCAGAAAGGAGGAAGACAGCCAAGTTGATGTTTGAGCTGGGGCAGAAAGCTTATGGAAAGGGGATGTATTCTCGAGCGATTGAGTTTCTGGAGGGTGCCCTCACCATCATCCCAAGGCCCACACTCTTAGGTGGCGAG ATTCAGATATGGCTTGCAATGGCTTATGAGGCCAACAACCGTCATAGAGACTGCATTGCCTTGTACCAGCAGTTGGAGAAGCAGCATCCCAGTGTCAGCATTAGACGTCAAGCTGCTGAGCTCCGTTATATTTTGCAAGCACCTAAGCTGAAGATATCAAAGGATGAGATGGTCACCATACCATTAATTGGATCAAGTTATGACTG GTATGCAGGTACTTGGAGTGACAAGTACAAGAACCGCGAAAGAGGAAAGACAAAAGCTACCCAGGTGCCACCATCAAGGGACTACTGGGGTGACTTCCTTACTTGGCGCCCACCAACTGAATTGGCCAAGAACCAAGCCTTCTGGCTTATTGTCACAATGTGGCTTGGCTTAATTGGAACAGCAATTCTCCTTCAAAGATGA